From one Longimicrobiales bacterium genomic stretch:
- a CDS encoding DUF4159 domain-containing protein: MRPHLFLSLPAVVLAGGIVLIAGSAAAERGAGSAAARPELVAAGPVQPHAFTFTRGIYSSTRRSNRRGGWGRDSWSVDYPKADLQFLTVLRRLTNLDAYNSEHAVALDDPELRRHPFVYMLEVGAMSLSPEEAAGLRGYLLAGGFAFIDDFWGTWQWQNFEQQMRLVLPEHEIVDLPLDHPIFSSLYHIRDIVQVPAVDNWRWNRRTYEQDGRVPHVRGIFDDAGRLMVMINWNTDIGDAWEWAEQPDYPLEFSTFAYQIGANAIVHAMTH, encoded by the coding sequence GTGCGGCCGCACCTGTTTTTGTCCCTGCCTGCCGTGGTTCTGGCGGGCGGAATCGTCCTGATCGCCGGCTCTGCCGCAGCAGAGCGGGGCGCAGGGAGTGCGGCAGCGCGTCCGGAGCTGGTGGCGGCGGGGCCGGTGCAGCCGCACGCGTTCACGTTCACACGCGGCATCTACTCGAGCACGCGCCGATCGAACCGGCGGGGCGGGTGGGGCCGCGATTCGTGGTCGGTCGACTATCCGAAGGCCGACCTGCAGTTTCTCACGGTGCTGCGCCGTTTAACAAATCTGGACGCATACAACTCCGAACATGCAGTGGCCCTCGACGACCCGGAGCTGCGGCGGCATCCGTTCGTCTACATGCTGGAGGTGGGCGCGATGTCGCTCTCGCCGGAGGAGGCGGCGGGTCTGCGCGGCTACCTGCTGGCGGGCGGCTTCGCGTTCATCGATGACTTCTGGGGCACGTGGCAGTGGCAGAACTTCGAGCAGCAGATGCGGCTCGTGCTGCCGGAACACGAGATCGTAGACCTGCCGCTCGATCATCCGATCTTCAGCAGCCTCTACCACATCCGTGACATCGTCCAGGTACCGGCGGTCGACAACTGGCGGTGGAACCGCCGGACGTACGAGCAGGACGGCCGTGTGCCGCACGTGCGCGGGATCTTCGACGATGCCGGGCGCCTGATGGTGATGATCAACTGGAACACGGACATTGGGGATGCCTGGGAGTGGGCGGAGCAGCCGGATTATCCGCTCGAGTTTTCCACGTTCGCGTACCAGATCGGCGCAAACGCGATTGTCCACGCCATGACTCACTAG
- a CDS encoding zinc-dependent metalloprotease — MKRGSRALPVIAIALAVGTAGCARQSAVASPAPRGAAGQDSAAPGGARGAAAPRPYARVITPAAETKEGLFKVHRVADKLFFEIPPSELDRDILVVQRTVAGGNASGFFGGGPSRVVEFDREGDRVLLRQKSYGIVADTARSIAQAVEALNYGPIIATFNVETWGPDSAAVIDVTKLFTTNINEFASVPGLQTDRTYLETFSVFPENVNVEATQTGNQPPPQGSPPGSRPSTVTERTSWSFLKLPEDPMRPRLHDRRVGLGSIAHIDYSRPEHEATERRYIRRYRLEKENPSAAISDPIEPIVFYIDNATPEWLVPYVIQGVDDWEPAYREAGFSNAIEGRLAPSPSEDPDFSLLDARHSVIYWRPSDVANATGGQLVDPRTGEIIKAEVNMYHNVQNLLRNWYFTQVSPLDPRAQTLPLPDSLMGRLVRYVVAHEVGHAIGFPHNMKASAMYPADSIRSASFLRRMGGHVATLMDYSRFNYVAQPEDNIPPELLVPDIGPYDKFAIMWQNKPIPGAATPDDEWRTLDSWSRMQDTIPWFRWTTSDATSDPFALTEAVGDEDAVKSSTLGMRNLERVVGSLLRVAEQPGKPYDLLDELYGNAVSQWGRYNGHVAAVIGGAETWERYGTGPRFQPLSEARQKEAIDYLNRVAFRVPEMFLNPEILRRIEQEGVISRIRGAQAGVLNSLLAVSRLNRLAEYEALAGPRGDSYTVAEFLGDLRSGIWTELTQRNPTVDVYRRTLQRVYLEAAERAIDPPEPPASAPAAVRAAAEAARTSDARALLRGELAELQRLSETAANRTNDPMTRLHLRDINLEIRRILDPTS, encoded by the coding sequence ATGAAGCGAGGCAGCAGAGCCCTGCCTGTGATCGCGATCGCCCTCGCCGTCGGTACGGCCGGGTGCGCGCGTCAGTCGGCTGTGGCGTCCCCCGCGCCGCGGGGCGCGGCCGGCCAGGACAGTGCCGCACCGGGCGGTGCACGCGGCGCGGCGGCACCGCGGCCCTATGCACGCGTGATCACACCAGCAGCGGAAACGAAGGAAGGCCTGTTCAAGGTGCATCGAGTGGCCGACAAGCTCTTCTTCGAGATCCCGCCCTCCGAGCTGGACCGGGACATCCTGGTCGTGCAGCGAACGGTCGCGGGCGGCAACGCCAGCGGTTTCTTCGGGGGCGGTCCATCGCGGGTTGTGGAGTTCGACCGGGAGGGTGACCGTGTGCTGCTGCGTCAGAAGTCGTACGGCATCGTGGCCGACACGGCCCGCTCGATCGCGCAGGCGGTGGAGGCGCTGAATTACGGACCGATCATCGCCACGTTCAACGTTGAGACATGGGGCCCTGACAGTGCTGCTGTGATCGACGTGACGAAGCTGTTCACGACCAACATCAACGAGTTCGCCAGCGTACCCGGGCTCCAGACGGACCGCACGTATCTGGAGACCTTCTCCGTGTTCCCGGAGAACGTGAACGTGGAGGCGACGCAGACGGGCAATCAGCCGCCGCCGCAGGGATCGCCGCCGGGATCGCGCCCGAGCACGGTGACGGAACGGACGAGCTGGAGCTTCCTGAAGCTGCCGGAAGACCCGATGCGGCCGCGTCTGCACGATCGCCGTGTAGGTCTCGGCTCCATTGCGCACATTGACTACTCACGCCCGGAGCACGAGGCGACGGAGCGCCGCTACATCCGCCGCTACCGCCTCGAGAAGGAGAATCCGTCGGCCGCAATCTCCGATCCGATCGAGCCGATTGTCTTCTACATTGACAACGCCACGCCCGAGTGGCTCGTGCCGTATGTCATTCAGGGCGTTGACGACTGGGAGCCCGCGTACCGGGAGGCCGGCTTCAGCAACGCGATCGAGGGACGGCTTGCGCCTTCGCCCTCGGAGGATCCCGACTTCTCGCTGCTCGATGCGCGTCACTCCGTCATCTACTGGCGCCCGTCCGATGTTGCCAACGCGACAGGCGGCCAGCTCGTGGATCCGCGCACGGGCGAGATCATCAAGGCGGAAGTGAACATGTACCACAACGTGCAGAACCTGCTGCGCAACTGGTACTTCACGCAGGTCTCCCCGCTCGATCCGCGCGCACAGACGCTGCCGCTGCCGGACTCGCTGATGGGGCGGCTCGTCCGCTACGTCGTTGCACACGAGGTCGGTCACGCCATCGGCTTCCCGCACAACATGAAGGCGAGCGCGATGTATCCGGCCGACTCCATCCGCAGCGCGTCGTTCCTGCGCCGCATGGGCGGACACGTCGCAACACTGATGGATTACTCCCGCTTCAACTACGTCGCGCAGCCCGAGGACAACATCCCTCCCGAGCTGCTCGTACCGGACATCGGGCCCTACGACAAGTTTGCCATCATGTGGCAGAACAAGCCGATCCCTGGTGCAGCCACGCCCGACGATGAATGGCGCACGCTCGACAGCTGGTCGCGCATGCAGGACACCATCCCGTGGTTTCGGTGGACCACCTCGGATGCGACCTCCGATCCGTTCGCGCTCACTGAGGCCGTCGGTGACGAAGATGCGGTCAAGTCGAGCACGCTCGGCATGCGCAACCTCGAACGCGTCGTCGGATCGCTCCTGCGCGTCGCCGAGCAGCCCGGCAAGCCGTACGACCTGCTCGACGAGCTCTACGGCAACGCCGTCTCGCAGTGGGGCCGGTACAACGGTCACGTCGCCGCGGTCATAGGCGGCGCAGAGACCTGGGAGCGCTACGGCACGGGACCGCGCTTCCAGCCGCTGTCGGAGGCCCGGCAGAAGGAGGCGATCGACTACCTGAATCGCGTGGCGTTCCGCGTGCCGGAAATGTTCCTGAATCCCGAGATCCTGCGCCGTATCGAGCAGGAGGGTGTAATCTCGCGCATTCGCGGAGCGCAGGCCGGCGTGCTCAACTCGCTGCTCGCAGTCAGTCGGCTCAACCGGCTAGCCGAGTACGAGGCCCTCGCCGGCCCGCGCGGCGACAGCTACACCGTGGCCGAGTTCCTGGGCGACCTCCGCTCCGGGATCTGGACCGAGCTGACGCAGCGCAATCCCACGGTCGACGTGTACCGCCGCACACTGCAGCGCGTCTACCTGGAGGCCGCCGAGCGCGCCATCGACCCACCCGAGCCGCCGGCCAGTGCACCGGCAGCCGTACGTGCCGCGGCGGAAGCGGCCAGAACCAGCGACGCCCGGGCCCTGCTGCGCGGCGAGCTGGCGGAGCTGCAGAGACTGTCGGAGACCGCCGCCAATCGCACGAACGACCCGATGACGCGCCTGCACCTGCGCGACATCAACCTCGAGATCAGGAGGATCCTGGATCCGACCTCCTGA